One part of the Helicobacter cetorum MIT 99-5656 genome encodes these proteins:
- a CDS encoding type II R-M system restriction endonuclease has translation MSSHTSSFGSFIAKNGFLNEKEVAQKFNNYLNDKDAQAWLIIMGYNLNKIEHVKASVLSGYKADINVIIQIKLKQALDSENLQVKLVSNQKGFNQIDKRKLKSYQEMWNIPPNIYQLLAYFIGELKPTRKDIKYPNKRMLINEFSHTEQQELLTWLNDNKMLIVSDILKGRGEFCAEWVLVIQKIDFNMKWALKNINEVMQHYFDDGSVEISKKGSLRIGKITIQRKGGDNGRESANMLQFKIDPTELLG, from the coding sequence GTGAGTAGTCATACAAGTTCTTTTGGCTCGTTCATCGCTAAAAATGGTTTTTTAAATGAAAAAGAAGTCGCACAAAAATTCAATAATTATCTTAATGATAAAGACGCACAGGCTTGGCTCATTATTATGGGTTATAACCTAAATAAAATTGAGCATGTTAAAGCAAGTGTGTTAAGTGGGTATAAAGCCGATATAAATGTCATCATTCAAATTAAATTAAAACAAGCCCTAGATAGCGAGAATTTACAAGTTAAATTAGTGAGCAATCAAAAAGGGTTTAATCAAATTGATAAAAGAAAGCTTAAATCTTATCAAGAAATGTGGAATATCCCCCCTAATATTTATCAATTACTTGCTTATTTTATAGGAGAATTAAAACCGACAAGAAAAGATATAAAATACCCTAATAAAAGAATGCTTATCAATGAATTTTCTCATACAGAGCAACAAGAATTATTAACATGGCTAAATGATAATAAAATGTTAATTGTTTCTGATATTTTAAAAGGTAGGGGCGAGTTTTGTGCTGAGTGGGTGCTAGTCATACAAAAAATTGACTTTAATATGAAATGGGCGTTAAAAAATATTAATGAGGTCATGCAACATTATTTTGATGATGGAAGTGTAGAAATAAGCAAAAAAGGTTCGCTTAGAATAGGAAAAATTACTATTCAAAGAAAAGGGGGTGATAATGGCAGAGAGAGTGCAAACATGCTACAATTTAAAATTGACCCTACAGAGCTTTTGGGCTAA
- a CDS encoding MotA/TolQ/ExbB proton channel family protein yields MLDSLAYFLHESGLITILVMTWISLYLVMTLWVFVYKSIVLKAYLRREMQSLSNILSGKQDAPEHFMFSNRRKDSTKKCSKELLQAWKHQILKQSTTGLALLSIVSSTAPFIGLFGTVVEILEAFNSLGALGQASFGVIAPIISKALIATAGGILTAIPAYSFYLILKRKVYDLSVYVQMQVDILSSQETLNYPREVF; encoded by the coding sequence ATGTTGGATTCATTGGCTTACTTTCTACATGAAAGTGGTTTGATTACTATACTTGTTATGACATGGATTTCGTTATACTTGGTTATGACTTTATGGGTTTTTGTCTATAAAAGCATTGTTTTAAAAGCCTATCTTAGGCGTGAAATGCAGTCCTTGTCTAATATTCTTAGTGGAAAACAAGATGCCCCAGAGCATTTTATGTTTAGTAATAGAAGAAAGGACAGCACTAAGAAATGCTCTAAGGAATTGTTGCAGGCTTGGAAACATCAGATTCTTAAGCAAAGCACCACCGGTTTAGCACTATTAAGTATAGTTTCTTCTACAGCCCCTTTTATTGGATTATTTGGAACTGTGGTTGAGATTTTAGAAGCGTTTAATAGTTTGGGTGCGTTAGGTCAAGCTTCTTTTGGAGTGATTGCGCCCATTATTTCTAAGGCTCTTATTGCAACTGCAGGGGGTATTTTAACAGCCATTCCAGCGTATTCTTTTTATTTGATTTTAAAACGCAAGGTTTATGATTTATCTGTTTATGTGCAGATGCAGGTAGATATTCTCTCTTCTCAAGAAACCTTGAATTATCCACGAGAGGTTTTTTAG
- a CDS encoding flagellar biosynthesis anti-sigma factor FlgM, whose amino-acid sequence MINAISSLASVQSLGNYKRVEKNEKIQGSETPVVDRVAEIKQAIENNQYKVNLHETSQKIAQDLLG is encoded by the coding sequence ATGATCAATGCTATTTCTTCTCTTGCTTCAGTGCAGTCTTTAGGGAATTATAAGCGTGTAGAAAAGAATGAAAAAATTCAGGGCAGTGAAACCCCAGTCGTTGATAGAGTGGCTGAAATTAAACAGGCTATTGAAAACAACCAATATAAAGTTAATCTGCATGAAACTTCTCAAAAAATAGCTCAGGATTTGTTAGGCTAA
- a CDS encoding energy transducer TonB, giving the protein MSKNALLVFSGFLAFLLYALLLYALLLNRHNQEAQKILLDLGKKDEQIIDLDLEYLPGDEKMANKSEEGDFLEPKDHEESLENIFSSVDNFQEKTDKNIQKNEQDAEQRRLREQQRLRKNQKNQEILKGLQQNLNQFTQKLENIKSKTLDLQVPKQDGVDDKAYQEWYAQIYKILYGGWKGSFYQRASVSVIIVITKDGKFSYTILSYSDFKDYNDSVIALLESLKKIDFPPYPLGHMISIKVNFTTKEEQ; this is encoded by the coding sequence ATGAGTAAGAATGCACTTTTAGTTTTTTCTGGCTTCTTAGCGTTTTTACTCTATGCTTTGCTGTTGTATGCTTTGCTTTTAAACAGACATAATCAAGAAGCCCAAAAGATTCTTTTGGATTTAGGAAAGAAAGACGAACAAATTATTGACTTGGATTTAGAATATTTACCAGGCGATGAAAAAATGGCCAACAAGTCAGAAGAGGGCGATTTTCTTGAACCTAAAGACCATGAAGAGAGCCTTGAGAATATCTTTTCTTCAGTGGATAATTTTCAAGAAAAAACAGACAAGAACATTCAAAAAAATGAGCAAGATGCAGAGCAAAGGCGTTTAAGAGAACAGCAACGCCTAAGAAAGAATCAAAAAAATCAAGAAATATTGAAAGGCTTGCAGCAAAATTTGAATCAATTCACACAAAAACTTGAAAATATAAAAAGTAAGACTTTAGATTTACAAGTTCCTAAGCAAGATGGGGTAGATGATAAAGCCTACCAAGAGTGGTATGCTCAAATTTATAAAATCTTATATGGGGGTTGGAAGGGTTCTTTTTATCAAAGGGCTTCAGTCAGCGTTATCATTGTTATCACAAAGGATGGAAAATTCAGTTATACCATTCTGAGTTATTCAGATTTTAAGGACTATAATGATAGTGTGATAGCTCTTTTAGAGAGTTTAAAAAAAATAGATTTTCCCCCCTATCCTTTGGGGCATATGATTTCTATCAAGGTTAATTTTACGACAAAGGAAGAACAATGA
- the flgK gene encoding flagellar hook-associated protein FlgK, which yields MGGILSSLNTSYTGLQAHQTMVDVTGNNISNASDEFYSRQRVVTKPQDAYMYGTKNANMGVDVKAIERVHDEFVFSRYTKANYENTYYDTEFSHLKEASAYFPDIDEASIFTDLQDYFNSWKELSKNAKDSAQKQALAQKTEALTHNIKDTRERLTTLQHKASEELKSVIKEVNSLGSQIADINRRIKELENNRSLKHANELRDKRDELEFHLRELLGGNVFKSSIRTNSLVDKNSADFDENYTLNIGYGFNIIDGAIFHPLVVKESENEGGLNQVYFQGSDFKVINITDKINQGRAGALLGVYNDGSNGTLKGKLQDYIDLLDSFARGLIESTNAIYAQSASHNIEGEPVEFSDDEAFKDTNYNIKNGSFDLVAYNTDGKEIARKTITITPITTMKDIIQAINANTDDNHDNNTENDFDDYFIASFNNETKKFIIQPKNASQGLFVSLKDNGTNFTGALKLNPFFQGDDASNISLNKQYKKEPTTIRPWLAPINGNFDVANMMQQLQYDSVDFYNDKFDTKQMKISEFYQFLTGKINTDAEKSGRILDTKKSVLETIKKEQLSISQVSVDEEMVNLIKFQSGYAANAKVITAIDRMIDTLLGIKQ from the coding sequence ATGGGCGGAATATTATCATCATTAAACACTTCTTATACAGGGTTACAAGCTCATCAAACTATGGTAGATGTAACTGGAAATAATATTTCTAATGCGAGCGATGAGTTTTATAGCCGTCAGCGGGTGGTTACAAAGCCCCAAGACGCCTATATGTATGGCACTAAAAACGCTAACATGGGCGTTGATGTAAAAGCCATTGAGAGAGTGCATGATGAGTTTGTCTTTTCTCGTTACACTAAGGCTAATTATGAAAACACCTACTATGATACAGAATTTTCACATCTAAAAGAAGCGAGTGCGTATTTTCCTGATATTGATGAAGCGAGCATTTTTACGGATTTGCAAGATTACTTTAATTCATGGAAAGAATTGTCTAAGAATGCCAAAGACTCCGCTCAAAAACAGGCTCTTGCGCAAAAGACAGAAGCTTTAACGCATAATATTAAAGACACTAGAGAGCGTTTGACTACCTTACAGCATAAGGCAAGCGAAGAATTAAAAAGCGTTATCAAAGAAGTTAATAGTTTGGGTTCTCAAATCGCTGATATTAATAGGCGTATCAAAGAGTTAGAAAACAACAGAAGCTTAAAGCATGCGAATGAGTTGAGAGACAAGCGAGATGAATTAGAATTTCACTTGCGAGAACTCTTGGGCGGAAATGTTTTTAAAAGCAGCATTAGAACCAATTCGCTCGTAGACAAAAATTCAGCGGACTTTGATGAAAATTACACGCTTAATATCGGATATGGCTTTAATATTATTGATGGAGCGATTTTCCACCCTTTAGTGGTTAAAGAATCAGAAAATGAAGGGGGGTTAAATCAAGTTTATTTTCAAGGGAGTGATTTTAAAGTCATCAACATTACTGATAAAATCAATCAGGGTAGAGCTGGTGCGTTACTAGGTGTGTATAATGATGGCTCTAATGGGACTTTAAAGGGTAAGTTGCAAGATTATATTGATTTGTTAGACTCTTTTGCTAGGGGCTTGATAGAATCCACTAATGCGATTTATGCTCAAAGTGCGAGCCATAATATTGAAGGTGAGCCTGTGGAGTTTAGCGATGATGAAGCCTTTAAGGACACTAACTACAACATTAAAAATGGCTCGTTTGATTTGGTCGCTTACAACACCGATGGTAAAGAAATCGCCAGAAAAACCATTACCATCACGCCCATTACAACGATGAAAGATATTATCCAAGCCATTAATGCTAATACTGATGATAACCATGATAATAACACTGAAAATGATTTTGATGATTACTTCATAGCGAGCTTTAACAATGAGACTAAAAAGTTTATTATCCAGCCGAAAAATGCTTCGCAAGGGTTGTTTGTTTCTTTGAAAGATAATGGCACGAATTTTACAGGGGCATTAAAACTCAATCCTTTTTTTCAAGGCGATGATGCTTCTAATATTAGTTTGAATAAGCAATACAAGAAAGAGCCTACCACGATTCGCCCATGGCTTGCCCCTATTAATGGGAATTTTGATGTGGCAAACATGATGCAACAATTACAATATGATAGTGTGGATTTCTATAACGATAAGTTTGATACTAAACAAATGAAAATCAGCGAGTTCTATCAATTTTTAACTGGTAAAATCAACACTGATGCTGAAAAATCAGGGCGTATTTTAGATACTAAAAAAAGCGTGTTAGAGACCATTAAAAAAGAGCAACTTTCTATTTCACAAGTGAGTGTGGATGAAGAAATGGTGAATTTAATCAAGTTTCAAAGTGGCTATGCGGCTAATGCCAAAGTCATTACTGCCATTGATAGAATGATAGATACTTTGCTAGGAATCAAGCAATAA
- a CDS encoding ExbD/TolR family protein, protein MNYDNYWDEDKPELNITPLVDVMLVLLAILMVTTPTLTYQEEIALPSGSKTFRATQDKVIEIRMDKQAKIYIDNQTYEYNSFPDTFNLLSKKYNKDTKVNIRADKHLTYDKVIYLLKTIKEAGFLKVSLITSP, encoded by the coding sequence ATGAATTATGATAACTATTGGGATGAGGATAAACCAGAGCTTAACATCACGCCCTTGGTAGATGTGATGTTAGTTTTATTGGCTATTCTTATGGTTACTACGCCTACTCTTACTTATCAAGAAGAAATCGCATTGCCTTCTGGCTCAAAGACCTTTAGAGCCACTCAAGATAAAGTCATAGAAATTCGTATGGATAAGCAAGCAAAAATCTACATAGACAACCAAACTTATGAATACAATTCATTTCCAGACACATTCAACTTGCTTTCTAAGAAATACAATAAAGACACTAAAGTGAATATTCGTGCTGATAAGCATTTGACTTATGATAAAGTTATTTACTTACTCAAAACAATTAAGGAAGCCGGGTTTTTAAAGGTTTCTTTAATTACAAGCCCTTAG
- the ggt gene encoding gamma-glutamyltransferase: MRRSFLKTIGLSVVALSLSLLSPLGAASYPPIKNTKVGLALSSHSLATEIGQKVLEDGGNAIDAAVAVGFALAVVHPAAGNIGGGGFAVIHLANGENVTLDFREKAPLKATKDMFLDKQGNVVPKLSEDGYLAAGVPGTVAGMEAMLKKYGTKKLSQLIEPAIKLAERGYIISQRQAETLKEARERFLKYNSSKKYFLKKGHLDYQEGDLFVQKDLAKTLTQIKLQGAKGFYHGHVAELIEKDMKKNGGIITKEDLAHYNVKWRKPVVGNYRGYKIISMSPPSSGGTHLIEILNVMENADLGALGYGASKNIHIAAEAMRQAYADRSVYMGDPDFVSVPVEKLTNKAYAKKIFDSIQPDTVTPSSQIKPGMGQLHEGNNTTHYSVADKWGNAVSITYTINASYGSAASIDGAGFLLNNEMDDFSIKPGNPNLYGLVGGDANAIEANKRPLSSMSPTIVLKNNKVFMVVGSPGGARIITTVLQVISNVVDYDMNISEAVSAPRFHMQWLPDELRIEKFGMPADVKESLTKMGYQIVTKPVMGDVNAIHIVPKTKGRIFYGATDPRKEF; the protein is encoded by the coding sequence ATGAGACGGAGTTTTTTAAAAACAATTGGTTTAAGTGTGGTGGCACTTTCTCTTAGTTTATTAAGTCCTTTGGGTGCAGCGAGTTATCCGCCTATAAAAAACACGAAAGTGGGGTTAGCCCTTTCTAGCCACTCTTTAGCGACTGAGATTGGTCAAAAGGTTTTAGAAGATGGGGGCAATGCCATTGATGCGGCGGTGGCGGTGGGTTTTGCTCTAGCAGTAGTTCATCCCGCAGCAGGTAATATTGGTGGCGGAGGTTTTGCGGTCATTCATTTGGCAAATGGTGAGAATGTTACCTTAGATTTTAGAGAAAAAGCCCCTTTGAAAGCCACTAAGGACATGTTTTTAGATAAGCAGGGCAATGTGGTTCCTAAACTCAGTGAAGATGGTTATTTGGCCGCTGGGGTGCCTGGAACTGTTGCAGGAATGGAAGCCATGCTTAAAAAATACGGCACAAAAAAGTTATCACAATTGATTGAGCCAGCTATTAAATTGGCCGAGCGTGGTTACATTATTTCACAAAGACAAGCAGAAACCCTAAAAGAAGCAAGAGAGCGGTTTTTAAAATACAATTCTAGCAAAAAGTATTTTTTGAAAAAAGGGCATCTTGATTATCAAGAAGGGGATTTATTTGTCCAAAAAGATTTGGCAAAAACTTTGACTCAAATCAAGTTGCAAGGTGCAAAAGGGTTTTATCATGGGCATGTGGCTGAACTTATTGAAAAAGATATGAAAAAAAATGGGGGGATTATCACTAAAGAAGATTTGGCTCATTATAATGTGAAATGGCGTAAACCTGTGGTGGGAAATTATCGTGGGTATAAGATTATTTCTATGTCGCCGCCAAGTTCAGGGGGTACACATTTAATTGAGATTTTGAATGTCATGGAAAATGCAGATTTAGGTGCTCTTGGGTATGGGGCGTCTAAAAATATTCATATTGCCGCAGAAGCTATGCGTCAGGCTTATGCAGATAGGTCGGTTTATATGGGCGACCCTGATTTTGTGTCTGTGCCTGTAGAGAAATTGACTAATAAGGCTTATGCAAAGAAGATTTTTGATAGCATTCAGCCAGATACCGTTACTCCAAGCTCTCAAATTAAGCCAGGAATGGGTCAATTGCATGAGGGGAATAATACGACACATTATTCTGTAGCTGACAAGTGGGGCAATGCGGTTAGTATTACTTACACCATTAATGCTTCTTATGGGAGTGCCGCTAGTATTGATGGAGCGGGATTTTTGCTGAATAATGAGATGGATGATTTTTCCATAAAGCCTGGAAATCCTAATCTCTATGGTTTGGTGGGGGGCGATGCGAATGCGATTGAAGCTAACAAACGCCCTTTAAGTTCTATGTCGCCTACTATTGTGTTAAAAAATAATAAGGTTTTTATGGTTGTGGGAAGTCCTGGGGGTGCTAGGATTATCACTACTGTGCTACAAGTGATTTCTAATGTAGTGGATTATGATATGAATATTTCTGAAGCGGTTTCTGCACCGAGATTTCACATGCAATGGCTTCCTGATGAATTAAGGATTGAAAAATTTGGCATGCCAGCTGATGTGAAAGAGAGTCTTACTAAAATGGGGTATCAAATCGTTACCAAACCCGTTATGGGCGATGTGAATGCAATTCATATTGTTCCTAAAACTAAAGGACGCATTTTTTACGGAGCTACTGATCCAAGGAAGGAATTTTAA
- a CDS encoding peptidylprolyl isomerase, translating to MQNHDLENIKQAALIEYEVKEKDSIEVLDSNVNKEPLEFIIGANQVIMGLEKAVLKAKIGEWEEVVINPEEAYGIYESNYLQEVPREQFEGIELEKGMTVFGQTEDNQTVQAIIKDFSSTHVMVDYNHPLAGKTLAFRFKVLGFREVSDEEILASHHHHSGGGCCGGHGGKGGGCGCSCSHG from the coding sequence ATGCAAAACCATGATTTAGAAAATATCAAGCAAGCTGCTTTGATTGAATATGAAGTGAAAGAAAAGGATTCTATAGAGGTGTTAGATAGCAATGTCAATAAAGAACCTTTGGAGTTTATTATAGGGGCTAATCAGGTGATTATGGGACTAGAGAAAGCGGTTCTAAAAGCCAAAATTGGAGAATGGGAAGAAGTTGTCATCAATCCAGAAGAAGCGTATGGGATTTATGAAAGCAACTATTTACAAGAAGTGCCTAGAGAACAATTTGAAGGCATTGAGTTAGAAAAAGGCATGACCGTTTTTGGGCAAACTGAGGATAATCAAACGGTGCAAGCGATAATTAAGGATTTTAGCTCTACGCATGTAATGGTGGATTATAATCACCCTTTAGCAGGAAAGACTTTGGCTTTTCGTTTTAAGGTTTTGGGGTTTAGAGAAGTTAGTGATGAAGAGATTTTAGCATCTCACCACCATCATAGTGGAGGGGGTTGTTGTGGTGGACATGGGGGCAAGGGCGGAGGTTGTGGCTGTTCATGTTCGCATGGATAG
- a CDS encoding DNA cytosine methyltransferase, with translation MLTFIDFCSGIGGGRLGLEQCNLKCVGHAEINREALRTYELFFKDTNNFGDLMQVNPNDLPHFDVLISGFPCQAFSINGKRKGFDDTRGTIIYGLIDILKIKQPKCFLLENVKGLINHNKKATFNTMIKALQEVGYTTYYEILNSADFKLAQNRERIYIVGFRKDLKHHFVFPLGRPNDYCFEDFLDTTNECFLDIHNATFQKYLHNKYNHNKVFLDDILALENAVLDTRQSDLRLYFNVFPTLRTGRHGLFYIQKGKIKKLNATESLLLQGFPGDLALKIKNNPNFKESHLLSQAGNAMSVNVISAITQQMLKAIESE, from the coding sequence ATGCTGACTTTTATAGATTTTTGTTCTGGTATTGGTGGAGGTCGTTTAGGTTTAGAGCAATGCAATTTAAAATGCGTAGGGCATGCAGAAATCAATCGTGAGGCTCTTAGGACTTATGAGTTATTTTTTAAGGATACAAATAACTTTGGGGATTTGATGCAAGTCAATCCTAATGATTTGCCTCATTTTGATGTGCTAATTAGTGGGTTTCCTTGCCAAGCCTTTTCAATCAATGGTAAAAGAAAGGGCTTTGATGATACAAGAGGGACAATCATTTATGGACTTATTGATATTTTAAAAATTAAACAGCCTAAGTGTTTTTTGCTTGAAAATGTTAAGGGATTAATCAATCACAATAAAAAGGCAACTTTTAATACCATGATAAAAGCCTTGCAAGAAGTGGGTTATACAACTTATTATGAAATTTTAAATAGTGCTGATTTCAAACTAGCCCAAAATAGAGAACGCATTTATATTGTAGGGTTTAGAAAGGATTTGAAGCATCATTTTGTCTTTCCTTTAGGAAGACCAAATGATTATTGTTTTGAGGATTTTTTAGATACAACTAATGAATGCTTTTTGGATATTCATAACGCTACTTTTCAAAAATATTTGCATAATAAATATAACCACAATAAAGTTTTTTTAGATGATATTTTAGCTCTAGAAAACGCTGTTTTAGATACTAGACAATCTGATTTAAGATTATATTTTAATGTTTTTCCTACTTTAAGGACAGGAAGGCATGGCTTGTTTTATATTCAAAAAGGTAAAATTAAAAAATTAAACGCAACTGAAAGCTTGCTTTTACAAGGATTTCCTGGAGACTTAGCTTTAAAAATCAAAAATAACCCTAATTTTAAGGAAAGCCATTTGTTATCTCAAGCAGGAAATGCTATGAGTGTGAATGTGATTTCTGCTATTACGCAGCAAATGTTAAAGGCAATTGAAAGTGAGTAG
- a CDS encoding OmpA family protein has product MKKVSVVSSLLALLLVVGCSHKLDDKTVAGDVGAGARAVQNAPVSTEMVKEKEIPAPVEEKHEEPKPIVEEKPSIASGTVIGSIYFDFDKYEVKEDEQDVLDESIQKAKENHMQVLLEGNTDEFGSSEYNQALGVKRALSVKNAMVVKGLEKEMVKTISFGETKPKCTQKSKECYQENRRVDIKLVK; this is encoded by the coding sequence ATGAAAAAGGTTTCTGTAGTCAGCTCTTTGTTAGCTCTTTTGTTGGTTGTTGGTTGTTCTCATAAGCTAGATGATAAGACTGTAGCTGGTGATGTGGGTGCTGGTGCTAGAGCAGTCCAGAATGCACCTGTTTCTACAGAAATGGTCAAGGAAAAAGAGATTCCAGCACCTGTTGAAGAAAAACATGAAGAACCAAAGCCGATTGTTGAAGAAAAGCCATCTATCGCAAGCGGAACGGTTATAGGTTCTATTTACTTTGATTTTGATAAGTATGAAGTGAAAGAAGATGAGCAAGATGTTTTAGATGAGAGTATTCAAAAAGCTAAAGAAAACCATATGCAAGTGCTTTTAGAGGGCAATACTGATGAATTTGGTTCTAGCGAATACAATCAAGCCCTTGGCGTAAAGAGAGCTTTAAGCGTGAAGAATGCCATGGTTGTAAAAGGCTTGGAAAAAGAGATGGTTAAAACAATCAGTTTTGGCGAGACGAAACCAAAATGTACTCAGAAGTCTAAAGAATGTTACCAAGAAAATAGGAGAGTGGATATTAAACTAGTAAAGTAA
- the atpC gene encoding ATP synthase F1 subunit epsilon, with protein MALLNVSVVVPQGEVYLGEVKSVVLPGSEGEFGVLYGHSNMVSLLQAGVIEIETESQKDYIAINWGYAEITKERVDILADGAVFINKQDSKEDAISRAKKLLEDASSDRVAISSVLSKIESL; from the coding sequence ATGGCTTTGTTGAATGTTAGCGTGGTAGTTCCTCAAGGGGAGGTTTATTTAGGAGAAGTTAAAAGCGTGGTGTTACCAGGGAGTGAAGGGGAGTTTGGGGTGCTTTATGGGCATAGCAACATGGTTTCTTTGCTTCAAGCAGGTGTGATTGAGATTGAAACAGAAAGCCAAAAAGACTATATTGCAATCAATTGGGGTTATGCAGAAATCACCAAAGAGCGTGTGGATATTTTAGCCGATGGAGCAGTCTTTATTAACAAACAGGATAGCAAGGAAGATGCGATTTCTAGGGCTAAGAAGCTTTTAGAAGATGCGAGTTCTGATAGAGTTGCCATTTCAAGTGTGCTTTCTAAAATTGAATCTCTTTAG
- the tolB gene encoding Tol-Pal system protein TolB → MRQIWLFLICCLELLAVDRTLDVIKTIQKLPKIEVRYSKDNDADYILKLHEVLVNDLKISQHFEVSDVGETSPNMDYTELKNKKVHLVAFVSVVVENNNKIARLKLYDVNTGALKKTFDYSISHAELYPFAAHNMAIVVNDYLKAPSIAWMRRFIVFSKYAKPGVTTIALADYTMRYQKEIIKNNRLNIFPKWANAQQTEFYYTQYGEKTPMILKYNIQKGIHETIASSQGMAVVSSVSSDGSKILMSLAPEGQPDVYLYDTQNKTSTKLTRYPGIDVSGVFFENDKSMAFVSDRSGYPNIYMKKLGLRESAEQLLYEGKSNESIDAYKDSIVYVSRETLNEFGKTVFNLNLISSNSRYIRRLTVNGSNQMPRFSVDGKNIMYVKKTAQEYAMGLILLDYNQSLLFPLKNVKIQAFDW, encoded by the coding sequence ATGAGACAAATATGGCTTTTCTTAATATGTTGCTTAGAGCTTTTAGCGGTGGATAGGACACTAGATGTGATTAAAACTATTCAAAAGCTTCCTAAGATTGAAGTTCGCTATTCTAAAGACAATGATGCAGATTATATTTTGAAATTGCATGAAGTTTTAGTGAATGATTTAAAGATTAGCCAGCATTTTGAAGTCTCTGATGTCGGGGAGACAAGTCCTAACATGGACTACACAGAATTGAAAAATAAAAAAGTCCATTTGGTAGCCTTTGTAAGCGTAGTGGTAGAGAATAATAACAAAATAGCCCGCTTAAAACTCTATGATGTGAATACAGGTGCGTTGAAAAAGACTTTTGATTATTCTATTTCACATGCAGAGTTATACCCTTTTGCAGCCCATAACATGGCCATAGTGGTTAATGATTATTTAAAAGCCCCTTCTATTGCATGGATGCGGCGTTTTATTGTTTTTTCTAAATATGCCAAACCAGGTGTTACGACAATTGCTCTAGCTGATTACACCATGCGTTATCAAAAAGAGATTATCAAAAACAATCGGCTTAATATCTTTCCCAAATGGGCGAATGCACAGCAGACAGAGTTTTACTACACCCAGTATGGCGAAAAAACGCCTATGATTCTAAAATATAATATCCAAAAAGGCATCCATGAGACCATTGCGAGTTCTCAAGGTATGGCAGTGGTTTCTAGTGTGAGTTCTGATGGCTCTAAGATTTTGATGTCTCTAGCTCCTGAAGGACAACCTGATGTGTATTTGTATGACACACAAAATAAGACCAGCACCAAGCTCACTCGTTATCCTGGAATAGATGTTTCTGGAGTGTTTTTTGAAAATGACAAATCCATGGCTTTTGTTTCTGATAGGTCAGGCTATCCTAATATCTACATGAAGAAATTAGGCTTAAGAGAAAGTGCAGAACAGCTTCTTTATGAAGGCAAGAGCAATGAATCTATTGATGCATATAAGGATAGTATTGTTTATGTGAGTAGAGAAACTCTTAATGAATTTGGAAAAACGGTATTTAATTTAAATTTAATTTCTTCAAACAGTAGGTATATTCGCAGATTAACTGTGAATGGTTCTAATCAAATGCCGCGTTTTTCTGTTGATGGAAAAAATATCATGTATGTGAAGAAAACCGCTCAAGAATACGCTATGGGACTTATTTTATTGGACTATAATCAGAGTCTTTTATTTCCTTTAAAAAATGTAAAAATACAAGCATTTGATTGGTAA